The Gopherus evgoodei ecotype Sinaloan lineage chromosome 4, rGopEvg1_v1.p, whole genome shotgun sequence nucleotide sequence TACAGTGGCAAGAATCAAAAAGCAGAAGTGACAATGCCACTGAAGAGCCTCTCTGTGATGATGAAGACAATCCAGGATGGGAAAGTGATAACGAAACAAACCCTAAGCACCTAAACACTAAGCAAGATGAAGATAGTAGGGGTGATGATGATGTAGATGAATCTTGCCCAATAGGTTGTGTGAAGGTGCTGGAAAATGTAGAATTTGATTTTGGTGCCAACAAAcgtgctgctgacttgaataaAAACAGACCTCTTTTAGGGCTGGTGCTGACTCCCACAAGGGAACTAGCTGTACAAGTAAAACATCATATTGATGCCGTGGCCAAATTTACAGGTAGGAGAGACAGAGGCAAGAGAGCTGGGGTCTGTTCCTGCCTTTGCTGCTGACtgtgtatgcctcagtttcctcttcatAAAATGGAGATTCTTCTTTTTCTTCGAAGGGGTGTTAGGAAGCTTAATGCATGAATGTTTGAAATGTGATTTGAGATTCTTGGATGGGAAGCACTGTAGAAGTGCAAAGTTACCATTAATATGTTGCCTAAAACTGTGCACTATAACTTATACCTACAAATGTTTACTATTATTGTTGACTTAGAAATACAAAATCTGCACTAAAATCAGTGGTCACATGGCCACAGATACCCAAGTATCACTTTCTGATGATGTGGGTTAAATATATCAACGTGGAAattacagagattttttttaaggcctgaaggaaccattagatctAGTTTGACTCCTGTATAACACATACTGTAgattttcacccagttaccccccGCTTTGAGCTCAATAatttgtttgactaaagcatattaTAAACCTCCTCATCTCCTTTACATATTAGAAGCCCTTGCAACTCTTATGTGAATGAGTTGAGGTAAGACAGGGACAATCAAGTAGCAAAAATTACCTCTCCTTCCTAATATTAATGATTATGTATTCGTTAGAGTAATACTGCCATTCTTCAAGAATACATGCAGCATGgagtcttggttttttttttaaatgttcctttgGCCTCTTATATCTCTTGCTGTGTAACTGAAAGGAAGGCTAATTTTAACTCTTACCCTTAAAATACCACATCGATTTGTAGAAGTACAATTCTGTTAAAAGCTAATGCGGCTTTGCACCCCAATGAGAGACAGTTGCTATGTAGTCAAAGTAGACTGTAGGTTTTTAACAACCACTGTGTGCTGCCACTGCAACAGCATTTGGAGGCCAGTGTTGTCCTTCCCTGTCACCCTAAACTGACTTTGAGTAAATCTTCATATGCTTAGTCTGGACACTTTTAGTTGTCAACAACCTCCACTGGCTGGTTGCTAAAATGGGCAGTTCATAATCAAAGTGCATAACATGCCTTCCTCAACTTTATTCATTGTGTGCAGACCTCCTGACAGTGTAAGGGACTGCTTACCCATTAGACGCATTAACATAGTATCCAATTCTGAGTGGAAGAACGTCAAAGCTTAGACCCTGAGGAAGAGTGGTGGGTTGCCTTCCTAGATGGGCATTCGGAACCTGAAGAAAACATGCATTAACTATCTAGTATATAAATAATCATTCCTGCTGTTTGAAGACAAGTGCAATTCAAGAGGTATCGTTTTACTTTTGGCCTCTTTCTATAACCAGCATGTCACTGTAATGCTGACCATATGCTTAATGTTGtacagagaagaggaagagacagtTCCTGGCCAAATGAACTTATTGTCTAGATAAAGACTTAAATTATTTCCCAAAGCTGCAGTATAGTATGGAATATATCCATTTTCCTTCCTAAGATGTGGAGAATATTTTCCAGTGGGAAGTAACTAAAGTAAACTAATCCTCCATGGTCTTTACATCATGCGATCTTGTATGTTCTAGGCATTAAAACTGCAATTCTGGTTGGTGGAATGGCTGCTCAGAAACAGGAACGAGTATTGAATCAGAAGCCAGAAATTGTAATTGCAACCCCAGGTCGTCTATGGGAGCTAATTAAAGAGAAACATCCACATCTCTCAAATCTCCGGCAGCTCAGGTAAAGGTGGCTTTTAGTCTAACTACTCAGAATTAATATCCTTGGGAAAGACTGTCTAGTATCACCGAACATGCTTAATTACTTGCTGATTAATGTTGACTGTGCAGGAGCACTTATGTCTTTGCTAGAAGATCTCATTAAAGTTTACATTCGTTATATTGAGAATGAGGATGTCAGCTACATTACCAAAACTAATTGTTCCCTTTGAACCTTGACCTTTCAGAAAGGAACAGAAATGGCTGCTGTAATTACCCATGCAtaccctcctttatgttttacaTGGGGAAAAGCAAGAAAGGTTATTTTGAAGTGTATCAGATTTCTATTTATctaaggtgtgttgtgagcaagacacgagaagtcaatcttatgctctactctgcgctggttaggcctcaattggaatattgtgtccagttctgggcaccgcatttcaagaaagatgtggagaaattggagagggtacagagaagagcaacaggaatgattaaaggtctagagaacatgacctacgaaggaaggctgaaagaattgggtttgttgagtttggaaaagagaagactgagaggggacatgatagcagttttcaggtatctaaaagggtgtcatgaggagggagaaaacttgttcaccttagtctctaaggatagaacaagaagcaatgggcttaaactgcagcaagggaggtttaggttggacattaggaaaaaagtttctaactgtcagggtggctaaacactggaataaattgcctagggaggttgtggaatctccatctctggagatatttaagagtaggttagataaatgtctatcagggatggtctagacagtatttggtcctgccatgagggcaggggactgaactcgatgacctcttgagctcccttccagccctagaatctgtGAATAAAGTAACCACTGTGCTTCTATTACTGTACCTGTCTTGTGTCCAACAGGTGCCTTGTGATTGATGAAGCAGACCGAATGGTTGAAAGGGGACATTTCTTAGAACTCTCTCAGTTGCTGGAAATGTTGAACGATTCACAATATAACCCTCGACGTCAGACTTTCGTGTTTTCTGCCACGCTGACTTTGGTCCACCAGGCTCCCACAAGAGTTTTACAAAAGAAATATGCTAAAAAAAATAGACCAAAAGACCAAACTGGAAATGCTCATGGAAAAAGTGGGATAAAGGGCAACCTAAAGTGATAGACTTAACAAGAAAAGAGACCACTGTAGAGACTCTGACAGAACCAGGATCCACTGTGACATGGATGACAAAGACTATTACCTCTATTATTTTTTGCTTCAGTACCCAGGAAGAACCATGGTCTTTGCAAACAGTATAGACTGCATAAAACGCCTGAGTGCACTCCTCACAATCCTGGATTGTAACCCCCTGCCTCTGCATGCAAACATGCACCAGAAgcaaaggttaaaaaacctggaAAGGTTTGCTGAGCGAGAGAAGTAAGTTGATTGATCTGTTGTGGGAAAACTGCGTGAAAAGGAAAAACGGTTGACTACGAGAAGGGGGCGGGGCGGGAAGATGACAAATGGTTCAGGGGATTGGCTGTAGGACACAGCTCTTGACAACttctaggtcaccagttcaaatctaATCCAGGCTGGTAATAACGGAAAATTGTTACCATCTGCTGGCTGTTCAGTGGCTTTTGTGATATGATGTGGTGGTCTCAGTTCATCTTGTGGTGCATAAGGGTCCATAACAACAAAATGCCTACACAGCTGGAATTGATTGGCACCCTGATTGACCAGCTCAGGCAGCGAAGTCAAAGATTAAATCTCACATGAAGACAGTGAGACAGGAGCTGTGCGGGGAAGCTCACATTGCTATTGCCCAGACTGGCCTATTATGTGCACAAGTTGATGGCCTCTGTCTCCAGGGTTTGTAACTGAGCACCTTTTGCTAGTacaaaatttgtgtgtgtgtgtttaatgaaACTTTTGGTAAAACATCCCTTCTGCAGAACATCCTATCAATCCCATCCTTGGTTTATGACAGACCGAGCAGAGTTTCATAGATTGTTAAAGCCAaaggggaccattagatcatctagtccaggggtaggcaacctatggcacgtgtaccGAAGGCAGCAggcaagttgattttcagtggcactcactgcccgggtcctggccaccggtccagggggtctgcattttaaaacattttaaaaaccttacttactttacatacaacactagtttagttatacattatagacttacagaaagacaccttctaaaaacgttaacatgtatttctggcacgcgaaaccttaaatcagagtgaataaatgaagactcagcacaccacttctgaaaggttgctgacccctgatctagtctcaCCTGTATAGCAATGGTTAAGGAATTTCACTCAGCTACCCCTCTGTATTGAGCCCTATAACTATAAGCTATGCAATGCATTGTCATAAACCAGCTTTTGTTAAAATTTTAGCCGGTTCCTACTGAGAATGCTTGTGAATGATTTTTCAGTTGCCTGCAgcgttaaaaacaaaaacaaaacacagttaTCACCAATCCTTACAGAGGCCCTAGCTGTTGTTATGGATTATTTACATGTGAAATAGTTTGCTTGAAAATGCATCTGTTTGACATAATTGCATGAAAAAAATCTAGTGGTCAGAatacaaaatattgtattttccccccaccctcttaTAGTTCAGAACTAGCTAAATGCAGTTTCCTCAAATGCAGTTCAGTATAAGAATTTTCAGTCCAAAGGAATTACGTTCAGAAAATTCAGTGTGTTTGAACACAGAGGTCTATAACGGAGGAATAGTTTTGCAGCCTGCATTGCAGTGTTCATACCAGCAAAAGCTGTCGTAGCCGTATCATGTACCTTTTCTAAAGAATCAGCATTATTAGTAGTAAAATCATATTAAATTAATGAGACATTTAAACCTAGACTAGACAAAGCACTGCAAAACATTTCATAGGGGGAGCAGACTTGCACTGCAAGgaagttggattagatgatcaaaTAGAACTtttcacactgacttcaatgaaacaGGAAGAGAATAAAAGAATAGCAAGGCACAATTTTGCTAGGATTGAAGTTAATGAcagctttgccattgacctcactggGAGTAGTATCTGGTCCACAGTAACAATGacattatttcttttcctttcaatATTTCACATTTCAGGATTGCCCTAGATCAGGTGTTTAGGTGTCAATTTCTTGACTTCCAAATAGATGGCATATTCCTAGCAGATGTTATAAAATGAGcatgctcttcaaattcttttggaAAAGTTCTGGATCACTCACACTGCGTGTTTACTGGCATCTGGTTTATATTACAGGTTTATGTTTAATGAATAGCATGTATCCCCACTTTCTCTGTTTCAGCTGTGCCCTTTTGACAACAGATGTTGCAGCTCGTGGTCTGGATATTCCTAACGTGCAGCATGTCATCCATTACCAGGTTATAAAAATCTTTTGAAGCTTCTATTGCCTGCTTTTGAACCAAGGTCTCATTGATCTAAAACCTGGGTACAATATAAAACAGTGCTTCTCAGTCCCTGGTAAAGAAGGACAGAAATTAAGGCTCAAGTATTTAATGCTTCTATAGCCCTCTGCAGCTAAGGAtctcaaatgctttacaaagataAATTATGCCCATTTCTAGAGTGACCATCAGTAGGGTCAGGGTGCAATTTACAGACAGTTTTGTGTACAAGAAGTTCTTCTCGCTTTTCCATTTACACTCTGAACTTCGGCATCAGGGTCCCACTCCAGAGGAGTCAGATGAACCCACCTCATGACATGTCTGAGGTTGGGTATCATTTTTCCTTGCTTTGTGCACAGAGAAACAGGCTCAGGGAATGAGAGTGATTCACCAAAAGTCGCATAAGccgtcagtggcagagctgggtctaGAACATGTCCCTGGAATCCCACCTCTGTGCCTTAATCACTTCCTTTCGTTGTTACCAACAAAGTTCATGTTATGAAAGCAATTTATCAGACACCTGCTTGTCATCTCTGGATCCGAGTGTTGCAAGCATTTCCTTATATTTCATATACACTCTTTTTGATTTACGTAAGCCCTTTAACCATCAAATTTTTGCAGGTTCCACGCACTTCAGAGATTTATGTGCACAGAAGCGGCAGAACAGCTCGAGCTGCCAACGAAGGCCTTAGCTTGCTGTTGATCGGCCCTGATGATATGATAAATTTTAGGAAGATTTATAAGACATTGGAGAAAAATGAAGAGCTTCCATTCTTCCCAGTTGAAACAAAATGCATGTTTGCTATCAAGGTAAAAAAAGATTATCAATACAAGTGATTGCTCATTATTATGTTTAATGAAACACCCTTCACATTTTATTAAGATTAcagagcagggctttggagctgtgctccagctctaggaaaaaacctgcagcaccactgctccagagctgttCCAGCTCTgagctccactccaaagccctgttacAGAGTAAGTCTGAGCTTCAAAAGGTGAGTTGAAACCAAAATTAATCAACTTTCATCTTCAATAGCAATGTGCTGAATGCTTCTATTAGCTAAGGAAGGCATTCAGCAcacaaacagttttttttttaaatgttcgtTGTTTAATAATTCTTTGTAATTATGTATAATTTCTCATATATAGATCCTGAAATGCTTTACAGAGGTGAGCCTGTATCATTATCCCtcttttatggatggggaaactgaggcagcagtaaATTAAGTGATTTATTCAAAATCCCACAGTGAGTTAGTAGCAGAATAGGAAATGGAACTTGGGCTTCCTGTATCCCAGTACTGTGGTCAATCTGCTAGACCACATCTATCCCTTTTAGGTCTCACAACATCCAGCCCTTCCACATCTGAGGTCATCCTCTGCTGTGATATCCCAGTACAGACTGGCTGGCAAATGTTACATCTATCACAGAACCCTGCTAGAAACAGATAAATGCCATTTTTGAGGAGCAGTTTGTGTTacacaaaacttttgttgttgttcagtATCTTGAAGGgtggaataataaataatagcaaggttttgcaaaataataataaaaaaaagtctttcacCACACCTTTTGTCCCTAAGCATTGGTGGTTTCATACTCCATCAGGATTCTTTAGTAGCTGTGATGGTACAAGAATGCTTGTCTGTCACATTGACGTGACAGTTGCCCAGCAGCAGAGGGGCTGAACTTTGTATGACCCAAAAGAATAGGAGAAaaagaagcaatttttcagttaaTGTGGTGAATGCCCCTCCTGTACTGGTATCTGGACTGGCTTATACACAACTAGGGCTAGGCAAATGGGCCAGCCCAACAGCTAGAGTAGTACTTCTCTCATGAGAGACCCAGGAACTTCCACATATTAACAGGCTACCTGCAGGTTGGGTTGCTAGATGCAGCCTTTTTTAAGAGAGGAAGGAGAAAGCAGAATTATTTCTCTGGgccttttctccttcaaaaaatgtccagaaaaactcagttctctcAAAAGCTCTCTGATTACTAGTGAGGCAAAACCATTCTTGTCTCAagagtttttctttggtgtttGGCTTCTGAAATGAGCTTGCTTCTGCTTTTCTTTCCAGAGTAATACTTAGCGCTTATATAGTGCTTCACACTCTGTAACCTACAGACTGCTGGGTGGTAGGTATAGCCAccatctctgtctcctccactctTCCTCTTCTTTACTTGCATGGAATGTTTTTACTCATAAGTGCCAGTAGGCTTGAGTTGGAGTGTGTGCTATATTTCAAGCAATCATGGCATCATCTATTGTGCCTAACCTACCACTCACCACTGAGCATGATTGTTCTCATGATCGTGTATTTAAAGTGGCATGTTATGAGGTGAAAGCCACTGATGTTGATTACCAAAATGAGTGTTTAAATGCTTGTTAAATTATGAAAGTGCAGGCCAGCAGGAACTCTGTGTAGTTTGGGAGAGTTGCTCATCCCATATTAAATGTTATTCTTGTCCTGGTAACATAGCTGGGACTGCCAGTGTTGGTTCTCCTCATCTCTCCCATCGATATCTTCCACCTTTGACTTGAGATGGCTTCCCTTGAAATTCTTATCCACAAGGGAGGCACTATAACCTACTGGAtagggcattggactgggactcaggataccAGGGTTCAATCCTCAGATCTgttattggcctgctgggtgatcttgggcatgtCATTTACCGcaccccctgtgcctcagtttccccatctgtaaaattgggataatgatactgacctcctttggaaAAGCATTGGAATCTAAAGATGAAAAAGAGCTAGGTACTGTCTGAATTTTATAAGCAATCCTAAACCTCTGAGCACAACAGAGACTTGATAGGACCCTAGCAAGCCACTAATGATGGAGGGACAAGTAGAGGACTCAAGCAGTTGTATGGAAATGATAAAAAGCTATTTAAAGGTTCCTGTAATGAGCTGAGGACAAATGGTTGATTGCAGTTAATTAATGATTTCAAGCTTAATTTTATGTCTGTGATTTCATAAGTTTTCTAGCCCCTGATCATCCAGTGGTGCTGTTTGATGCTGAGATACTGTAGCATCTTGCTATTCAGTATAGTTGGAGTAGTTCAGTCAGCACGTCTTGCACGCTGTACCGTCTTTTGTGCAATTGCTCCTGTCTGCAAGCTGGCAAGGGAATCTTATTGTTCTGTTACATTTTTATTCAATAACAGCAACAATTTTCCATCTATTCTTAGTTATGTAAGTTAATTGTAATATGTAATACCTGAGTTGGGAATTAATGGCAAATGGACTTCTGATTTGTTCCGGACTTCTGAAGTGTCCCTATATTCATGGCCCCACCACTCCCTAAGATAGACTAGGAGTTAGTGTTCATTTGTGCATTACTT carries:
- the DDX24 gene encoding LOW QUALITY PROTEIN: ATP-dependent RNA helicase DDX24 (The sequence of the model RefSeq protein was modified relative to this genomic sequence to represent the inferred CDS: inserted 3 bases in 2 codons; deleted 1 base in 1 codon), producing the protein MKTKKGNKFKTSFKLKQKGIKVVGTWKPIEIDPNLFAEEQLGDLVCFEELTDYKLVNSSKVGKEKGKKRKSDSISEEVEEDSTIQEKKRKKYKELGTRANKNYKLKEEQDVTDQEDKPKDTTKLFDYEEDECELGGSTTTEKTLKKKKKKKVKKKVFPPERAPLPAKSSKKVKNWTTGVLSASSDQKSDVSAWKDLFVPKPVLQALSYLGFSAPTPIQALALPSAIRDNMDVLGAAETGSGKTLAFAIPMIHSVLQWQESKSRSDNATEEPLCDDEDNPGWESDNETNPKHLNTKQDEDSRGDDDVDESCPIGCVKVLENVEFDFGANKRAADLNKNRPLLGLVLTPTRELAVQVKHHIDAVAKFTGIKTAILVGGMAAQKQERVLNQKPEIVIATPGRLWELIKEKHPHLSNLRQLRCLVIDEADRMVERGHFLELSQLLEMLNDSQYNPRRQTFVFSATLTLVHQAPTRVLQKKYAKKIDQKTKLEMLMEKVGXKGQPKVIDLTRKETTVETLTXTRIHCDMDDKDYYLYYFLLQYPGRTMVFANSIDCIKRLSALLTILDCNPLPLHANMHQKQRLKNLERFAERENCALLTTDVAARGLDIPNVQHVIHYQVPRTSEIYVHRSGRTARAANEGLSLLLIGPDDMINFRKIYKTLEKNEELPFFPVETKCMFAIKERVNLARQIEKVEYYNSRAKQHNSWFQQAAEALEIDLDDDVLIGGGSNEQEESQKQKMLKGMKKQLKHLLSQSVFKILLKTKYPTQSGKLLLPHAPVSNSESALSTVSKQQAKRQKKKKKLITDELDK